A window from Solanum stenotomum isolate F172 chromosome 7, ASM1918654v1, whole genome shotgun sequence encodes these proteins:
- the LOC125871379 gene encoding F-box/LRR-repeat protein 14, whose product MDNLPAELLLEILGRIKRTTDRNSVSLTCKRFHKLDNGLRISMRVGCGLHPVCDALTALCNRFHNLEKVEIIYSGWMSKLGKQLDDNGLLILSRCCPLLKDLTLSYCTFITDAGLSYLASCSKLTSLKLNFAPRITGCGILSLVVGCKALSVLHLIRCLSVSSMEWLEYLGKHEMLEDLCIKNCRVIGEGDLIKLGPTWRKLKRLQFEVDANYRYMKLYDRLAVDRWQKQSIPCENMLELCLVNCVISPGRGLACVIGKCKNLEKIHLDMCVGVRDCDIVCLAQKSSNLRSISLRVPSDFSLPLLQNNPLRLTDESLKAVAQNCSLLDTVRLSFSDGEFPSFSSFTLNGILMLIQMCPIRELALDHVYSFDDIGMQALRSAQHLQILELVRCQEITDDGMQLASQIPQLCTLRLRKCLGVTDDGLKPLVGSYKLDLLIVEDCPQISERGVQGAAKSVTFKQDLSWMY is encoded by the coding sequence ATGGATAATTTACCAGCTGAATTACTTCTGGAGATTTTGGGACGGATTAAAAGAACTACTGATAGGAACTCTGTATCCCTAACTTGCAAACGCTTCCACAAATTGGATAATGGGCTGAGAATATCGATGCGCGTAGGGTGTGGTTTACATCCTGTCTGTGATGCATTAACTGCTCTATGCAACAGATTCCATAACTTGGAGAAAGTGGAAATTATTTACTCTGGTTGGATGTCTAAGTTAGGGAAGCAGTTGGATGATAACGGTCTTCTCATCCTTTCACGTTGTTGCCCTTTGCTCAAGGACCTCACATTAAGTTATTGTACTTTCATAACGGATGCTGGTCTTAGTTACTTGGCTTCTTGTTCGAAACTTACATCCTTGAAGTTGAACTTTGCTCCCAGAATTACTGGTTGTGGCATCTTGTCTCTTGTTGTGGGCTGCAAAGCCCTCAGTGTGCTTCACCTGATTAGATGTCTTAGTGTCAGTAGTATGGAGTGGCTAGAATATCTCGGAAAACATGAAATGCTTGAAGATCTCTGCATCAAGAATTGTAGGGTGATTGGAGAAGGTGATTTGATTAAGCTTGGACCTACTTGGAGAAAATTGAAGAGACTGCAATTTGAGGTTGATGCCAACTACAGATATATGAAGCTTTATGACCGTTTAGCAGTTGACCGATGGCAAAAGCAATCGATCCCATGTGAGAACATGCTTGAACTTTGTTTAGTGAACTGTGTTATCAGCCCCGGGAGAGGACTTGCATGCGTAATAGGGAAGTGCAAGAATTTGGAAAAGATTCACTTAGACATGTGTGTTGGGGTTAGGGACTGTGACATAGTATGTTTGGCCCAGAAATCAAGCAACCTTCGATCAATCTCTCTCCGAGTTCCATCAGACTTCTCCCTTCCTCTGCTACAAAACAATCCATTGCGGTTAACAGATGAAAGTCTAAAGGCAGTGGCTCAGAACTGCTCTCTGCTTGATACGGTTAGGTTGTCTTTCTCTGATGGAGAGTTCccttcattttcttcctttacCTTAAATGGAATACTTATGTTAATACAAATGTGTCCAATAAGAGAACTTGCTCTTGACCATGTGTATTCTTTTGACGATATTGGAATGCAAGCTCTTCGTTCAGCACAACATCTCCAAATCTTGGAACTTGTAAGGTGCCAAGAAATCACTGATGACGGAATGCAGCTTGCTAGCCAAATTCCTCAATTATGTACATTACGGTTGAGGAAGTGTTTGGGAGTGACCGATGATGGGTTAAAACCTCTCGTTGGGTCTTACAAGTTAGACTTGTTGATTGTAGAGGATTGTCCACAGATATCAGAAAGGGGTGTTCAAGGTGCTGCAAAGTCGGTCACCTTCAAGCAAGACTTGTCATGGATGTACTAA